The Triticum aestivum cultivar Chinese Spring chromosome 6D, IWGSC CS RefSeq v2.1, whole genome shotgun sequence genomic sequence ataactttcaaaggattgctagccaagatgaaagtcgacagcacaccaaattttgttaggccatttgtcttgtacaccataggcaaatatgtatgccgAACAAAAGAGGAGTATGTCGATAACAAATATATTGAAATTGTTAGAAACGTTGAGACGATAAAGGGCACAAATCTTGGACAGCTAACGCTTGACTATCTTATGGATAGCATGAAGAATTTTGTAAATGGTGAGGCAATTCTGGAGGGGAATCTACCACTGCTGCAGGTAATTCGTAGTAGTACAATTATCAGTTACCTGACATACATTACATAATGTACGGGAATGTTTGTAAACTGCTTTTGTTGTCATGCAGAAATGGTACTACGAGAAGTTCAGagtgcaccaattggactctagcatctcgtatgaatcaaggttaaggccgctgatccagaactggagcgaggagaaggcaaaaaaggttgACAATATAATCCAAAATAATTATCTGAGAGTTGGAGAGGTAAAATGTCAGCACATTGCCTGGATTATGTAACatatatatttcctaaatcatactaacgacactaaactgcagtatgttgaggacctgatgaggcctttcattccagcacgagatggtacgctggccaaaccgaagactggcgctcaggtaaatgagttacatcaggcacaaatatatattgtaacaTTCCAACTAGTATGAAGTTATATGATTCTAACTGTTTCAAAGTCTCAGATTAAGGTACTCGTCGGACGTGTATTGACAGATTTGCAAGAAGTTGCCTCCCTCGTGCGGGAGTCCGGTACAGAACAAAACCataggatgtgcacccttgaaaagaaaatggatgagtgccttaggcgtacccgtacaaatggcaagctcatggaggacctcatcaaagaattgaaggtaagcctagaattatgagattagtatatataattggaaatttacgtgtacaagtttttttctaatttagttTACTATCAAAACACCCCAGACTAACatgtattttttaaagaaaaaacacGATGGAATATTTCCAGGAGTGGAGGACATACATCTCTCTGACCTCGGGGCACCTTCACACCCAATGGAGGCCTTTGTTGAGAATGTTGAGCAGGCTTCTGACCAGGGGAAACAAAAGGATGTCACGGAGGTCGCTGCTAAGCACGATTGTAAGCAGGGAATAAAAAATGATGACATGGAGCCCCCCATGAAGAATCTTGATGAAGATTTTGACGTACGCATGTtaacttaattatgaaacaatcattGTCGTTTCAGAAATAACATTTGATCTTCCACGTACAGGATGAAGCATTCGAAAGAGCTGCTGCAAAAATCAAACAGGATCTCAGTGGTGTTCATAATCttttgaaagaggtggatgataTCCAGGGAGCTCCTAGTTTTGATAAGCAAatgcattccaaagccaccacaagccttgaagatttccaggtgatgcacattttacctATAATTGAGCAAGAATCTTCTAGGCTAACACGCGGTTTATTTCGTCTGACAGAATCCGTTCAACAGACGGAgtaagcagcactttgtgaaggctACGGGATCGCGAGATCCTGAAGAGCCCCGTGCCATCACAGATGATGACAGCCATGATGAATCCTTTCAAAAGCAGCAACAAGTAAGTATGGTTGAATCGACGCCACCAAATCATGGGGGCGAAAAGAAAAGGGTGGTATTGCAATTATTTAAGAATGACGAGTATGCTTCATACGACACtgagaaaaaaaaaaggaaaaacaagactCCATCAGAGTGTACAAATGATTCCGAGGACACGAACAGTAAAAAGAGGAAAATCGGCTCTAACAACTTAAAAAAGAGGTCAGAAGTTCCTGAAACCCAGAAGGACCAGCTAGACGTGGTTCGACAGGATTTCGTGGCGTCACTGATCAACACTACAAATCTTGAAAAACAAATGGTCTTAGTTGATGACATTGTTGTGCTATcaaagcatttgcaatgcctcacccaTAAAGATGAATCTGAAGATGGCGTATGAttgggtgacgaagtaagatagtatttcacaaattagtttatgaagtttcatttttgtacaatacaattaacttgattattgttgtaggtggttgatgctgcgatccagctcatgcgtcatgatcaaccaattgacacaagggacggccaactggtttacattgagagggtggccggcgtCGCTAAACTCGAAAGAGATGGTAGGATAGAGGAGTGCTACGAGGACGCTTTGGCAGGCATTCCTGGAACAACACAAGGCACCACCTACCTGAACATGATATGGTATTTTAAGCTGACGTAGAACAGATTTTCTTATTACTATGCACGTTGATCTAATTATCTGTGCACTCCAGGTTTTCCTACCTACGAATAGTTTAAACACCCACTGgttccttgtggtcgtaaaccccagaaggaaggagattcaggttcttgattcacttttccacTGTATGATACCCAGAGAAGTAAataatgtggtgagaatttcaacaTATTTAATTATAAGAAAGGATTTAACATCGTATGTAAGTATTAATCGTAGGCAACTTCTCATCCCATTGGGCATGCAAGTACGTGGGATGGAAGCACATCTAAGAGCAGCGATGCGAGTCAATGGGATTGAAAGCAATGCATGGGAACACATTAACGTGATGCAATGGCCAGTATGGAATATTAATGTGCCAAAATTCGATGAGACGTCAGTCAACAATAttagattttgtttttgttttagattcttaatatctgaaatgctgatctaacaacataaaatgttgcagttcttgttgtgcactgtacatgctgaagaacatcgaattaTTTACGGGAGTAAAACTGAGGTTGCAATATGACGAAGtacgtagagtaacacctaaaattctgtcattttctgaaacatatggaacgatactaacatatcctcgCATGCAGGCCTACATCGACAAATTTAGAAGAGAGCTACATGTTGTGCTTGTCGATTCACCCTACAAAAAAATGAAATACAGGAGTAGGTTCAAGCAGTACCATGCTAGGCAATCGGATGCAGCTGCGGTTGAAGACGACGAGGATGCAAGCAGTTAATCTAGCATTGTGGTTCATTCTTACATGTGGAGTGTACACTTGGCCATAAAGCGATAGAGTAGGGTGTGGTtgggttttagtcccgaagaaggtttcctagccgtttcttagtccattgcacatgagtcaagttgtaaaacttcaataatattggttactatattttgcttgaaataaatttggtctctACGGGATCTCGTAGAAATCTATATTTGCTTTTTACTACCATGTAACACTAATGGTGCCTGGGGCAACCCTAGAAGAATAATGGATTATGATATGTCTATTTTCATACGAGAGAAAAATTTATTAAAGCATGAGCATAGCCTCACAACAGAAGTCAAAAATACTGCCTGATTCAACACGCAATCCCAGCTATGTCTCGTAGGCAGGCCGCAAAGCCAAAAAATAGAGCATAGGATAACAAGAGTAAAAGCACGTACCATAGGGGGCCTCTGCAGGTGCTGCAACACTGAATTGAAGCGTTCACCTTCAGGAGCACAGTGGTGTGGCCATGGTACATCCATCCTGCCTCAGGGAATCACATAGCATGTTCTGTCATAGCCctgcaaaacagagaaaaaattaCTACTTGTACTAACCTTGTCAAGTGTGTGCATGTAACAAATGTTGGACATAACTAAACACGGAAGAATGAAATGCAACATATGAAAGAATCGAATGCTCATTCCTTTCTCTCTGCTTTTTGCGAGGACCATTACTCTCCCTTTAACAAGGCTAAAACATCATAATAAGACTTAACAACAATCTTGAAAAGGTGGATATCCCATGTGAATCTAATTTTTCATATAAAGCACATGCCAAGTCTGTTGATCCCAGTCCAGCAATTGCACAAGAAGAAGCGAGCATCATAAATATTGAGCAACATAAGCTATGAATTGTTTATAGTACATTCCAAAATTAATAGCTTATCATCTCTATTGATCTCCAAATCTCACCTATCAGCCAAATtgaaagaatacatgttgaatgcAACGATTGAACGTCCGTAGATTAAACAGTCGGGGCTGGACGAATGGGGCTGGCCGTCGAGGCCGGCGGCCGGCTTCATCTTGTCCCGCAGAACATGATCCATACCCAACCACCTTGCCATCGGACGAGATGCATGGCCAGATCAAAGCTGCAGCCATGGCTGAGAAATAATGTGTAGAGGACGCAAACAACCAATTGGGGTGTGGGAAAGAGGTTGCCTATAACCTTGTGGCTATAGGCACCCGCATGGAGGACTGGGAGGTGGGATGGCGCCGACTCTTCGCCGGCGGCCGCCGCGGGGAGGGAAGTGGGCCTCCTCTCGTGTTCGTTGAAAAGGTGGTGCGAGACCGCGAGGGAATTGGGGTGGAGGAAGGGAGGGGCCGCGACGCGCGGCTAGATCCTGCCGGTGACGAGGGAGGAAGGGGCCGCGACGAGCGGCTAGATCCTGTCGGCGAGGATTAAAACCGTAGCGGCGGCGAGGAATAAACCCTAGCGAACGGGATAAATATCGAACTGAAAATAGCCCTACAATTCATACCGAGAATACCCTCGAAATATTTGGGAGGAAAAATCAGATCAGTTCGAAATATTTTTTCTTCCGAAAATGCCCCTCGGGGTCTGATATAATACACGTGACATCAGCGTATTACATCGGATCTGGACCGTCGAATTCGCTCCGACGGACGGTCCATATCGTCCGGATGCACTGTAAAATGCTCCAGACTGTGGAGCACGGCGGCACGACCACGACGACGACCCCGGGAAGCAGCGGAGATTCCTCCCATCCGGATCTTGCCAAACTAATCTCGTTCCGGCGGTTCCCCAGCGCACCGCCAGCTCCCGCCCTCGAGCTTAACCTTGACCGAGGTAGACCGCGGACCGTGGCATGCATCATGAGCGCcataccgccgcaaccttctctctCCAAGCACCGGCGCGGCTCCCACAGGTAAACGGGCCTAGAGAACAGTTGTCTCCGCAGGACTTGCAAGCGGCCGGAGGCAGTGACTGGAGTGGCGGCTGCGTGATAGCTCCAGCACCCAAGACGGATCCCCGGAAACCCGCACGACGGCACCATCGAGCGGGCGACCTCGCGCCCACGGGCTGCTTCGCCTCACGACATATGCCATGCCCATGCGCGCCATCAAGAGTTCAATACCGCTGCCTCCTGCAGGCGCACCAGATGCATGAGCCGCCTCCACGCGAGCTCCGCACGCAGCAGGAGCATCGTCCGTCCCATCCCCGCCACAGCCGCTTTCATTGTAGCCCGGGGCGCCGAGGTTGTGGCCGTCTGAATATACAACCCATCGGCAGATGAATCATTATAAGATGTAGACCCAAACCATACAAAGATCAAGAAAAGAAACACGTAAACACCCAGTAATCATACAGGAAGGGAAAACAATCAAGAGAGAAGCAAGCAGATGGACAAACCAACCATTGACCGCATGGCTGATAGGACGACGAACCGCATGGCGACCCGACGCAATGAACGAACATCGGACCGTTGGCCACCAACGGCATCCTCTCTCATTAACGCACGACGACCTCGAGCAGCAGCGCTGCTCCGACCATTACACGCCCGATTAATGACGGCTCCTCGAATCCCAGGATCAGGATGGCTGCCTGGGCGAGGCAAGTCGCTCCGGCTCCGGGCAGAGGCAGGACGAACCATCAATAGGCATAAAATAGAAACCGCAGCCCGTGAGGCAAAGAAAACGAACGGGGAGAGCCACCTATATATAGCGTCTCCGAGGAACAAGAAACCTAAAGCGAATCAACCAAAAGGATGCAGAACGATCGAGAAAAACTGTTTCGAGACCATATGGCAAGAGCGGCACCGCCTGGAAGCCGAACACACGTCAACCTCTAAACAGACGGTGGTAGTACCGAATAACGTGGCGACCTCCTAAAAACACAACGCGCTCGACGTATAACAACGTCGTACAATGACCACCATCCATGCAACACGTGGATGGACACGCACGTATagagaagcaaaaactcaaacggCATGCAACCGAATGGCaaagaaacatagaaaaaaaaACACAGTAAATCAACCAGGGCAGCACGCAGACGCACATGCAGCAGCCAGCCCACGAATCACGTGCCATGCAGCCAACCACAGGCCAAACAGCAAGCAGACAAAAACGACGTGACCAAATCAAACACCCCGGAATGCAGCGCATCTGCGGGCAGAAAGAATGTCCCCAACTCGCAACCTAAATCGCTAGGTCCACCCCGACGCCTACACGCCCAGATGCCCCACTAATTGTCGTGTCATCACCCTATTGGTCAGATTTTTACTGAtagaaaaaagtcaaaaaaatcctGGTAAATCAAACCTAGCTAGGTTTAGTATATTAAgaataatagcatggagcaataaaaatttatagatacattggagacgtattctGGCCGGGAACTCCCCGCCCCTCGTATGGCGATTGGCGTCGCCGCGGGTCAGGGTTGGGCAGCTCCTACGCCCCGTGAGATGGCCCGTCCGTGCGGCAGGGGGATGATGGCCGGGTctcccctcggggggggggggggggggatagtcGTCGTTCGCCGCACGATGCCGCCACTGATAGGCGGCGGGGCGAGGTCCGGCCGGTCCGGTCTTCTCCCCTGCGCCGGTCTCCGGAACAACAAGCTGCTCCTActcagaacaagaagaagaagaagcataagaagaagtCCCATGGGGTGGCCGTTTGTCCAGTCCCAACCGAGGCTCCTGAGCAGGTGGCTCTGGAGCCTCCATCTCATGTCGGCTGCCCCA encodes the following:
- the LOC123141106 gene encoding uncharacterized protein: MVRPASARSRSDLPRPGSHPDPGIRGAVINRACNGRSSAAARGRRALMREDAVGGQRSDVRSLRRVAMRFVVLSAMRSMVDGHNLGAPGYNESGCGGDGTDDAPAACGARVEAAHASGAPAGGSGIELLMARMGMAYVVRRSSPWARGRPLDGAVVRVSGDPSWVLELSRSRHSSHCLRPLASPAETTVL